A part of Eschrichtius robustus isolate mEscRob2 chromosome 20, mEscRob2.pri, whole genome shotgun sequence genomic DNA contains:
- the LOC137754994 gene encoding uncharacterized protein, with amino-acid sequence MSRFTNWKVSQVSRSSMPYDNVRALRGRRKENKKEELPEDQTSPYSQMLQKGQGAQTTDDKTKETGGDKAAEEGPPPGKTEPRKDAKGCPCSPRPLGTDWKLPVPLGTVYPPLLSSLSSTKAVGRSWELSPPTANSFQIHDVHVAHLPQKGPFRHFMDMKAEKRLAGRKEHCSRFGDINVHKCSQFGQIFCPFQAFATTVSKLFFWEELKADGRSGVQ; translated from the exons ATGTCCCGTTTCACTAATTGGAAGGTCTCCCAGGTAAGCCGAAGCTCGATGCCATATGACAATGTCAG AGCTCTccgtgggagaaggaaggagaacaaGAAGGAAGAACTGCCTGAAGACCAGACCTCGCCGTACAGTCAGATGCTGCAGAAGGGGCAAGGGGCCCAGACCACGGAcgacaaaacaaaggaaacaggGGGCGACAAGGCTGCTGAGGAAGGCCCTCCTCCTGGCAAAACAGAACCACGAAAAGATGCCAAGG GGTGCCCTTGCTCTCCTCGTCCCCTTGGAACAGATTGGAAGCTGCCGGTCCCCCTGGGAACTGTCTATCCGCCTTTGCTCTCGAGTCTGAGCTCCACCAAAGCCGTGGGACGAAGCTGGGAGTTGTCTCCTCCGACTGCAAACAGCTTCCAAATACATGAT GTGCACGTGGCCCACCTGCCCCAGAAGGGCCCTTTCCGGCACTTCATGGACATGAAGGCAGAGAAGAGGCTGGCCGGCCGCAAGGAGCATTGCAGTCGCTTTGGAGATATCAACGTGCACAAGTGCTCTCAGTTTGGGCAGATCTTCTGCCCTTTCCAGGCCTTTGCCACCACAGTAAGCAAGCTTTTCTTCT GGGAAGAGCTGAAGGCAGATGGCCGCAGCGGTGTTCAGTAA